In Actinoplanes octamycinicus, the genomic window ATCCCGATCACCTCACCGTTGGTGTTGACCAGCGCGCCGCCGGAGTTGCCCGGGTTGATCGGGGCGTCGGTCTGCAGCAGGCCGGTCATCGTGGTGGTGCCCGACTGCTGCTGCTGCTGTTGCGAGCCGCCGAACGGGTCCTGCCCCTGGCCCCGCTGGTCGTCCTCGCTGCCGGACTCGATGGTGCGGTCCTTGGCGCTGATGATGCCGGCGGTCACCGAGCCCTCCAGGCCCAGCGGGCTGCCGAGCGCCAGCACGGTGTCGCCGACCTCCATCTTCGAGCTGTCGCCGAACTTCGCGGCCTTCAGGTCGCTCACCCCGGAGGCCTTGACCACGGCCAGGTCGGTACGCGGGTCGGTGCCGACGATGGTGGCGGTGGCCTTCTTGCCGTCCGCGAAGATGATGTTCACGGTGTTGCCGGTGGCGCTGGCGACCACGTGGTTGTTGGTCACGATGTAGCCGTCGGCGCTGAGGATCACGCCGGAGCCCTCGCCGGACCCGGTGGTGATCGACACGACGCTGTCCTGCACCGCGGAGGCGATCTGGGCCAGCGACGAACGGTCCACCACCCGGGTGACCGACGAGTTGCCGGTCTGGATGGCCGGGGTGCCGCTGTCGTCGTGCAGCGCCAGCGCGGTGGCCGCGCCGACCCCGCCGGAGAGCAGCGCGACCAGCACCGCGGCCGCGCCGGCCAGGGCGAACTTGCGCCCGCGGCCATTGCGGGGCGGCTCGCCGGTGGGCGGCTGGGCCCACACCGGCACCACGCCCTCCGGGGTGGTGTGCTGCTGGTAGTGCCCGAAACCGGGCTGCTGGGGCTGGCCATAGGGCTGGTAGCCGCCGGAGACCGGGACCGCGGAGACCGGCTGCTGCCACGGCGACTGCGGCGGCTGGGGCGGCGGGGCGGCCTGGTGGTAGCCGGTGGGCTGGTAGCCCTGGGGCTGCGCCCACGGGCTGTGCGGCGGCTGCGGGCCGGCCGGCGGCGCGGGATGCGCCGGGTGCGTGACACCCGAGGTGGGGGCCGCGGACTGGTGAGCGGCGACGTGCGGGGCAACCGGCGGCTGCGCGGCAGTCGGCTGCTCAGACTCCACCCGCTCCGTGCTGCTGTGCTCAGCGCCGGCGTCCGCGGGCCGCGGGTTGGTCTCGTTCTCGTTCATGTTTCTTACTCTGCCCCGTGCGACTCGTACCGAACTGTGCTAGTCCTGGATGTTTTCTGTGAACCCTTTATCCGGATTTATGGTCGGCAAAGTCACGCGGAACGTGGCGCCCTCCCCGGGCTCGCTCAGCACGTCCACGGTGCCGTTGTGCGACCGTACAAGAGCGGCCACGATGGCCAGCCCCAGCCCCGTCCCGGTCGCCTCCCGCTGGGTGTTGCGGGTCCGCGCGCCGTCCACCCGGTAGAACCGCTCGAAGACGTGCGCCCGCTGCTCCGCGCTCAGGCCCGGGCCGGTGTCGGACACCTCCACCACCGCGTGGTCCTCGCCCTCGGCGGCGAGCCGCAGCGTCACGGTGGCCTCCGGCGGGGTGTGCACCAGCGCGTTGGTCATCAGGTTGCCGATCACCTGGCGCAGCCGGGCGTCGTCGCCGAGCGCCACCAGCCGCTCGTGGTCGTCGCGCACCTCCAGCTCGATGACCCGGTCCGGCGCGGTCGCCCGGGCCGCCTGGACCGCGTCCATGGCCAGCACCGGCAGCTCCACCGGGGCCAGGTTGAGTGGGCGCTCCCGGTCCAGCCGGGCGAGCAGCAGCAGGTCCTCGACCAGCAGGCCCATCCGGGCGGCCTCGTCCTCGATCCGCCGGACCAGCCGGGCCACCGCCTCCGGGTCGGAGACCGCGCCCTGCCGGTAGAGCTCGGCGAACCCACGGATCGTGGTCAGCGGGGTGCGCAGCTCGTGCGAGGCGTCCGCGACGAACTGCCGCATCTTCTCCTCGGAGCGCACCGCCCGGCCCTCGGAGGCCTGGGCCGCCTCGGCCGCCTCCATGGCCCGCTGCTCGGACGCCGCCCGGGCGTAGAAGGCGGTCTCGATCTGGGCCAGCATCGCGTTCAGCGCGGTGGAGAGCCGGCCCAGCTCGGTGGTCGGCTCGCCGCCGTCCACCTCCGGGTCGGGCACCCGCTGGCTGTAGTCGCCGGCCGCGATCCGGCCGGCGGTCCGCTCGATCTGCATCAGGGGGACCAGGCTCTGCCGGACCAGCGCCGCGCCGACGATCGCGAGAGCGAGCAGCACCCCGACGCCGACCAGCACGTCCGCCCAGATCAACCGGGCGATCACGTCGTTCACCCCGGTCATCCGCTGGCCGACGTAGATCACCGAGCCGTTGTCGGTGGTCTCCGCCAGCACCCGCCAGGTGT contains:
- a CDS encoding sensor histidine kinase, with the translated sequence MSISERVRVSLPPQASLRKVSLRTKLVASVLVLVFAALTLISSASTIALHTYMIDKMDRQLHDVYDDLGVIAETLEERAVYMPLDWMIGIASVSGVGPPSLGTHTEDEDLPAPLKGVAAVQAHDGRTYTAPSRNGKYTWRVLAETTDNGSVIYVGQRMTGVNDVIARLIWADVLVGVGVLLALAIVGAALVRQSLVPLMQIERTAGRIAAGDYSQRVPDPEVDGGEPTTELGRLSTALNAMLAQIETAFYARAASEQRAMEAAEAAQASEGRAVRSEEKMRQFVADASHELRTPLTTIRGFAELYRQGAVSDPEAVARLVRRIEDEAARMGLLVEDLLLLARLDRERPLNLAPVELPVLAMDAVQAARATAPDRVIELEVRDDHERLVALGDDARLRQVIGNLMTNALVHTPPEATVTLRLAAEGEDHAVVEVSDTGPGLSAEQRAHVFERFYRVDGARTRNTQREATGTGLGLAIVAALVRSHNGTVDVLSEPGEGATFRVTLPTINPDKGFTENIQD
- a CDS encoding S1C family serine protease encodes the protein MNENETNPRPADAGAEHSSTERVESEQPTAAQPPVAPHVAAHQSAAPTSGVTHPAHPAPPAGPQPPHSPWAQPQGYQPTGYHQAAPPPQPPQSPWQQPVSAVPVSGGYQPYGQPQQPGFGHYQQHTTPEGVVPVWAQPPTGEPPRNGRGRKFALAGAAAVLVALLSGGVGAATALALHDDSGTPAIQTGNSSVTRVVDRSSLAQIASAVQDSVVSITTGSGEGSGVILSADGYIVTNNHVVASATGNTVNIIFADGKKATATIVGTDPRTDLAVVKASGVSDLKAAKFGDSSKMEVGDTVLALGSPLGLEGSVTAGIISAKDRTIESGSEDDQRGQGQDPFGGSQQQQQQSGTTTMTGLLQTDAPINPGNSGGALVNTNGEVIGINSAIATSGSSSGNIGLGFSIPSNKAMEVAKALMAGKKVSHPALGVSVTNAENGGALVSSVVPSSAAAKADLQKGDVITKVDGKEIAESDDLVAAVQAGSVGQKMTIDFTRNGAAKSVTVTLQESQ